AGTAATTCTCCCATTTGTAATCGAAACATTTCTCGGACGCTCCTTAGCTTACGAGTAAATACTCGTTCTTTATCGAAAGCCAtcattataaatttctatacatTTCAGTCGATATCTTATGAGGCAATCCCAAAAAATCGCACGTTCTATTAATATATCAACTTTAtccataaaatacattttaattattttgtatttcttattattcTGATTAATTACTGTCAATCAATTTAAGGTGCTTTTTTCTATAGTTTGACATTTTCTTAGCTGTCTCCACACCCAGTGAgtggtaaaaattaaaaaagttaattgtTCATTTAAAAGTCTTTAAGAAATACGTTGTGATGTGATATCATAACAAtttaattacaacaaaaaaagtaatataaagTTGATAGTTGGTGGcttcttataaagaaaaaaaagaaacctcAACATTTTACGCCCACAGTTTATAATTTGATCCATGATATTTTACGTGTAACATGACAAGACAACGAGTAGCAAGtatgtattataatttatttttaatttttaagtcactggaagtaaattaaaaaaataaatttaaaaaaacagtgCAAAAAAACCGTGATTATTTCTGTTTTAATGctaaatgtatttgtttttacaaaagttTAGTAATAGCAAACAAAGTTAAATATAAGATGATTCAGATAAATATTAGGGACATTTATTCTTCACAGATTTTGGTTAATCAGAGTTTAGCTCtttccttttaaaaatataataaatgagtaattgaaatcaatgaataagAATGACCAGCTCTGCATATCTATATATGGAGGATTTactttagaaaaattttctataataacttAATTTATCAAATAATCTCATGTAGTAAATATTTAACGCCTATGATACTtagttattcatttattttttattcgtaaTGTTGCCTTTAGGGCTAGTGAATTTAAACATGTCTGATGGTCATGAGAAAACtcaagtaattaattaatatttgacgtataattagaataaataaataagtttaagtaaatgcatttaaaatgaaatttaaaattaaaaaaaaacttcccaCTATTGTCTTCGAAATGTAAGAAGGTCTTTGGACAattattatactttaaattaaatatatatattttcaattttactaaACCAAACCAtaacaaatttagtttcatGTTGAATTAATGACCTGCTTATAAaccaagcaaaataaaaaaaataaatgtcaaaataaataactataaaaaaaaattacaaatcatTTCATCATCGCAATCCatctaattaaaattttgtttggctGCCTGACAAGTTTCGAGTCAGTTCAATGGAAATTCGGTTGGTTGGTTTGTTGGTTTATTCGTATGTAATTAAATATGGAAttcatattaataataaaacaaacaaaaaacataataaagcATTAACCacgaaataaaatgaaaaaaataatagttttgttACTAGAGTATGcgaaaaataatactttaaaatcCACAATTAATGGTTGACATTgaaattgttaacaaaaaataaactcaaaCATTCTCGTTTTTGCAACTTAAGGCTCTAAATCCGATGGTTGGGAGgaggtattcaaataaaatcccattcaaattaaatattgaagttTACAGAAAGGACATAACAActttatatttcaataatataggCTCTTTATAGCTGTCTAATTatgacaacaaataaataaagctGTTTCTTTGACAGATGCGAACAGTCACAGttataaaataatagtcaaacattatatgaaataaattcgaatattgaaaatattattaaaactaGGTAACTTTCGACATCGTCGAGGAAGtgttaataaaaagttttgtgAATATccaaccatagagaatagacatagtgcggaaactctcctgtcaaagacctaactccagttgtcagaaacttaagtggtgagaatgtattagtagaaaaaactatgggaaaacaaaaacaacactcgtatgtgtaacttttttgagtaatttttttgtttgagtttttttctagcttCCGCTCTATATTTCTCTATGATCCCAACATTACTCAAATACTTTTGAATACGATAATATATGTACCATATtctcttaactaatttaattttctcttcACCTCATTTCAGAATGAAACCCATGATTTGGTACGACGTAATAGCAACAGTGCAACAACTCAACAACAGACGGGCAAAAGTATCAGCGGTGTTGGTGGTGATGGCCTATTATTAAGAAGAACAATGGACTGTTTGCCCCTGACACATGGTGTGGGTACACATCATCCTCATCTAATGGCTTCTAGtaatacagtgaatgtcactgtAGCACCAAGCTCAGCCGTTGTGGCGGCCTATCCACATCATCATCACCTGAACCTCAATCATCATCATTTGTTAAGTCATCATTTGCCGTACAGCAATAACTACAGTGGTCTGCATCATACATCGACGACGTCGACCAATATGAGTCACCATCATAATCATCCACATTTGAATATACACAGTGAACAGACGAAATCGTTGCAGGAGTTGCAGCATGAAGTTGGGGCGCTGTTGGAATTTCGTGATTTAGTTATAGAAACATTTCCCGATCTCAAGCAAAAAATGGCTTCCATATCGTCGGCTGCGTCGACCTCATCGTCGACGGGCGGCGCCGGTGGTGGTAGTGGAAATGTTATGACAAATGGTCAATCGTCGTCGGTGAGTGTGAGCAGCAGTGGCTCGATAATTCCTCTGACCAGCGGTGGTACGTTGGTGTCGCGACGCGAATGGGAACCTGGCATAAGGGTGAAGCGTAAGATTTCTCAGAAGGAACAACCCGCCGCCATAGAATTAACATCGTCGTCATCGTTGACGAGAAGTCGCAGTAATTCCCATAGCGGCAAAAAAGAGCCAAAGAGTAGTAGCGGTGGTGGTGTTAGCGGCAGTGGTGTTAGTGGCGGTGCCACAAGTGGTGGTGAAAATAATAACGGTAGTGTAGTACAAGATTCCGGATTCTCCACGGAAACCAGTTCATCCAAAGAGGGTCATAGTGCCTCTTCAACAAATGGTGCTTTAACGGTAAGTCACTAAACAGTTTCATTgcatttacattttcaaatattaaatgttattttcaaaaatttccaggGCGCCATTGCATCAAATCGTTTATCCTGTCCTGAATCCGACGATGAGTTGTTAAATCTCCTAGATGTTATACACCGCAAGTCGAATCGTTTACGAGAAGAAGTCGAACATTTACAAAACTATGAACGTCAACATTTGCAACCAAGTTCGAGTGCGGAACGAGATCAAACTGACGTAGCCACCACTTCCGCTGAAGGTGCAACTGGTCTTTCCAAGTCCAGCAGCAGTAGTGCCAATACAGCTTTAACACCAAAAACCTTCCGTGAGCATGTTGAACGTCTGAACAAAGAGGACCTGCAGCAATTGCGTAAGGAACGCGATCGCCTGCTGGATAAATTGGCGGAGATGGAGGCTGAAACTTTGACGGGTCGCATAAAAGCAGCCAAAATGAGTGAAAAAGTTGAAGAGTTGATAAATGTGAAACGAGATTTGGAGGAACAGCTAAAACTGGCCATGGCACAAAGATTAGAGTTAAACTCTAGAGTGCAACAgttgcagcaacaacagcagctgACACACAGTAAAAGTTCCAACAGGTAATTCAAATCGAatacttatatgtatgtatgaatgtaattTTGGTTTATACTTTTAGTCAATCGGATTTTTCTAGCAGTCCTCGTACATTTCTTTCCTCCTCGGCTAATACTGTTTTATCTACGGTTAGTGCAAACTCATCTAGACAACATACATTCCAACCTGTAGTTGTAGAACAGCAAACAACGGATCAGCAGCAACATAATCATTTAATACCATTCCATCAAAGCACTGGCAGTGATAATAAACGTAATTCTCAACTTCAGCAATTCACGCCCGATCAATTGGGTCGCTTGGATGGCATTGTTAGCACGCCCGGAGATCGGAATACCAAGTGCCGGGTGACAGATTCAAAACGTTTTGCCGCTATACTCCTAGAGACTAGTGTCATAGAATTGCGAAGACATTTATTAACTTTAACTGTTAAGAATCAGGTAACTTACCATGCACACGGATGTTTTAACacttttctaattatatttttattatatttcaggTTTTAATGCAAAAACTTGATCAGGCTTCAAAAACAAAGGGTCATTTAGTCAAACGTTTAGACAAATCCAAAGAAGATGTTGATGATTTAAGATTTCAGGTGGGAATAAGATAAAAATTCTGTAAAATTAAagcttataatttttattatttatattttgtagctTGAAGAAAAGAACATAGAATTAGAAGGTACTAAAGCCCAGCTACGTGTTTTAGAATCTAGACTGCATTCAATAACACCCAGCAGCGGTGCTGCCACCAATTCCTATTTACACTCGCAAAATGACTATGAAACCAATCGTTCTTCAGCCTCTACCACGCTAATGCTAAGCAGACGTGGTGGTGCCGGCAGCGGCCTCAATACCGATTCTAGTGACATACGCTCATCCACGCCCATATCAGCCACACACAACGGCCAAATGCCTCAGCCCATAACCATGCAAATATCGACACCCAGCATGAAGGCCATGACTCACTTGGCCATGGATGACATGCAACATCATAGCAGCAGTACAGAGTCTGCTCACGAACATGATCTGGTACACCACGATACCATGACCATAAGTCAAATGCAGACTAAATTGGAAAATGGACGTAATATAAGACAAGCTCTAATGAGTACTAGTGTGGACGGTGTGAGTCCCTTTGAACAGCAATTGCAGCAGCAACATGTGGCTGCTATTAGAAATCAGGTGCAAGCCCTAAAGAAATTTAGTGGTGTGACAACTACGAAACCGAGTAAAATTCCTTTGCCAGGCAGTAAAGCGGCGGCATATTTTGCAGGTAAGAAGAGttagtttttgatttcatttgtaGTTCTCATCAACAGGATTAAgagcaaaataatttattatcggaacaaatttatttaattaaaacggAATGTACAAATGAATTTCGGTTTCCTAAAGattcacatttttcaaatatttgaacactaaaaattcattactgattaaatatttattatattagctCTAGTGGGAAAGTGAACTAACACAAAACTTCACAAATGACTAGTTTCAAAACGGTTCTAATATTGATAACTGTCTTGTTTTTGCCTCAATTGGATTGAAGTGATGAAAATGCGTTTAAAACAATTGACACATATTTCCCACTATAAAGTTATTCTAAATATTCCTCCTTTTTAATATTGCCCATTCAGTAATATTATTGCACTTTACATGAAttcaattattaatatttcGGACCACACTTGGAACAGAGGATAATGGCTAACTAAATAGCAACTAACAAGTGGCTAACATTTCATGTAAAAGCTTCCATAAGGAAAAGTTTTCCATTCATTATTTagcattaagttttttttaatttttttttttttttaatatttagaattcattaattttgttaaagtttttatttaacctGCAATGATAGTTAGTTTCTTTTGTAACAGAATAAGGAATTTATGCCATAAAATGTTCTTAAATTCAATTCCAAAATTCGAATGTACGAAAAGTTTTAAAACTGTAAATAATCTCCagctcatattttttttgttattagagtatttaaataaaagcacgttttaaaaatatatgtatataaagggttgtcattccgttttcaatttctacattttttattttctaccgATATAGACATGTACGCCTGTCTTAATATCTGTTGAAATCACTATTCTATGTCCCCAattaacttatatatatatgattgatacttCAATATTTCCGATATAGTCCCGGttctgttgctatttaaatttcgaaatatcgacccacaaatgactgagatataagaaaaacccatgactacctcgattttttaatttgttatgtacatttttttttaattatcttttatataaagtaaaaaCCCCATTCATCTATTATGGCaaagatattaatatttaaatataccataattccacattaaacaaaaactttaataacACTTTTTCTCTCTTTACACATTTAGGAAAACCACCTTCCGGCAGACCCTCCACAGCTGGTCGTTCACCACCCTCGGCAAATTCTTCGGGTTCCTCCAGTAGATCACCCCTGAGTAGAAGTACTGGCAATCTATTGTATTCCAAATCACCAAATAGCCTGAAAAGAGCTGATTCAGCACAAAGTATACGCAAAGATAATAATTCATCTTCGCTTAGCACCAATACCAGTCGTAGTTCCACCTCGTCGTCCATACCAATGGCAACAACATCATATGGCTCAGCCTCGAAGTCATATGTTGGTGGTGCAGGTGGTGGAGGTGGTTCCATTAACAATACAACAAGCAATAACACTTTAAATAGTCCGTCCTCGAGAGTTTTGCAAAATTCTCCATTACCAAAACCAAAACGTGAATCGTTGTCAACAAAAGTCAGACATATGGATTCCTTATCACGTGCTTATCAccatcaacaacaacataacAATACCAATACGACGCATAACTATTCCAATGTTAGTAACACTAGTGATAATACACCCACGACAATTGTGCAAACAAACACATTATCCACAACTGCCACTACACCCGGTGGCGGCACTGGTGCCGGTAGTTATTTGATCAGTAGCACGCCAAAAACATCAACTATAGCAGCTCAACTTACCTCTTCATTacgtaaagatttacaattaAGTTCCAGTAGTTTTAATCATCCAGCGCCATTTCAACGAAGAGCTACCGCCTCCTCGGCGGGCCAAACAAATGCCAATACAAACACCATTAGCACCACCACACACACCACTAGACGTTTCAGCAGTGCTTCAGTAATGGGGGCCCGTGCTGCGCGACAGGCTAACCAGGATTACGAGGGTCAACACAACAGCAATGTAAGTGGCAACAGTGTGGCAGCCGGTGTGACCAGTTCTTCTTCATCGACGCACAGTGGTGGCGTCAACAATGGTGGCACTGCCAGTGATAGCGATAGTGGCAAGGTACGCACtttaaaatcaacatttttggGTTggcttaataaaatctaaaataaaacttaaaaaatggcaacatttaattaaaaaaaaaaacatgcattaaacaaaacaaacagaaactgattaaatcttaaataatatttattattcttattatttgtttttgtttaaaaaactcattaaaacaacaacaacatttgcTGTAGTAGTTTGTTAACCACATGTGTAAAATTTGTCcttttactatttttgtttgtttttttttttgtctaaataattttaaatttgtacatTTGCTGCGTACATTtactacacacacacatacatgaaaacatttataacatttacatagatacatacatacatacatacatacaaacatatacaaCACAATACATACTTGCATATACATATGATTTTTACTATATAAACTTACCTACTATACATAATAATTATAtggaattaataatattaatattaatcatacgccctctcattcatattcatacaaattattaaaaaacaaaataacgtaaaaacaaacaaaaaaatatttaaaattcttttttttttggattaaaaataatatttattatgtcTTTAAACATTAAACAAGCGAGTTTTAACTGCTTTATATTATGGCAAACAAACAAAgtagtttttattaataataataattaaaaaattaagtgttacagtttttttttctttttatttttgtatctaaaatcaaatccacaacaaaacaaaatgtagtaaaaaaaacCACAAAAGAGAATTATTAACATGTttcagaattttgtttttttttcattaaccaACCTCCCCCATCTCATCTTTATTTCGACTCATTTATTTAACCCTTCTAAACACTCATACTCATTTAAAAAgtcattattacaatttacatatttataaatatattatttacttttaatttgtatgtataaataaagatagtgtttattataataataattattacaacaaatataaattatttaactaaataagtctaaaacaaaaacaattgctATTCATTTATTTACTCTTCATTATCAACATAATTTCTAATACTCCTCCGCCTCCTTCCCTTTCTCAAATCTCCTTCCTTCGACCCACTATTTATCTGTTCATTAActttgttcttgtttttttattttttgtttaatattaagttgaaaaaaaaacaaagaaaaaaacttagtaataataaaaaaaatgtataaaacaatCATAAACCatcatgtttatttatttctattatttcgTTCGTACGTTTGTTATTAATTAATCATTTGTGTTTGTATACTTAATTTTGGTTGGTgacattgtttttaattttatttatgcatatatgtatctatttttctcatttatttgGCCTCTAAACAATTGTAAATACATATTATGTACATCTATTTTTTATGGTTTAGGGTGCTCTTTCtaactaaacaaaaacaatataaattttaattgctTGCTTTGTATTTTCCCATAGATACAATTTTgaattgcaagaaaaatgtaatttaatttgattaaagtgtacgaaaaatgtttatttctgTCAATTTAAGACAATTTAAACATCTGTTAGCAGTATTTTTGCCCTTTATTGTGTTTGAGgttgttaatttaaaagaaaattaaaataaaaacgatttttcaGTTAAATGTCAGACAAAGTGTAGGAgcagaatttataaaatttgctaGATTATTTGTTAGATACATAATAGCATTTGTTTAACTATTATATTACATATATTGCATATCTATTCATTTAACCTTCTATAAGTATTTAGCTGTGAAAATTAATAACATTGCTTACGCTTCACTTGCTTGGAAATATGTATGCTGCATAATAATATGACGTGTTTCTCAAGGATTTATAATGTCAACTGATATTGTTTTTTCGATTTACGAAAATATATAAGATCTTTACAAAAGTAGAGCAGTGCATACTTTAgggcaaatatatgtatgtatatcatgaATTCCTCTAAAGAGCacagaaaaaaacacaagttaTCCTTGGATCTTTCGATTTCAACCATATTCATTAAACACATACTCTTTGGAGCTCTTGGACATTtcaattgttattgttttaaatttcaaacaaaaattgcgGTTTTATTCATGAATTAAACTGATTTATGGTGCATTTGAAATAGATTTATGTCTTGTTTAGACtacataattaaaacaattttttttttcatgaaatgcATTTATGATGCAAATGCAATTTTGAGATGCACTTTTGAATtcataaaaactattaaattgacTTAACAACCacataaacaatattttgtgaCGGGAAGtcctttattttccaaaaattcaaatcgcgagattttcaaaattaacatttaacttatgaggtggtggtaaattttacaccctctcttcattttaaagttttaacaaaaaggCTTGTGAAATAAAGTGCCTGgatatttgtttcaaataacattttgctttctttttttattttttttaaattaaaattgttgtatcttttttttgaaaagcaaatattaacgaaaaaatgttttttaaagtaaaattttttgcaaaaattataaggtgtaAAATTACACCACAAAAATTTcacgtcataagttaaaggttaaaaaaaaatggaaatgtcCTCTAAAGTGTATGGAAGACGCAAGGTCAATTTGTGATTTCTTTGGGAATTCATGATAGTAAATTTgtgtattaagaaaaaaatccaaaaaaaaacattttcaaagaagtgttttgttattattcttaTATCTCTCAATTCCCTCCACTCATtgatcgaaattaaaaaatctggctctttattaaaaagtatttaatatttgatttGGCATGAGTACAcgtagaaaatttaagttttattaaataattttttttattttttattgacaaatagaaaactaaaaaaaacaaatattaaatgatAACTTTCAatcctatcggcaataacatgtggaATTTATATTCCcttgaaatatccatttccctctaagggaaaattgctatcgtgatattgaacttttcattcacaatagttgattttgttcgtaacagctgtttattgtttacaaaattccatctaaaaatttaacaacaagggaatttttttcacgtaaacaaagttgatgaacaaaatgttaaatgttgattcgcgataggggtgattatgtattttcaattttataatgGTATATAATTTATCTAAATTCGGTATTTTGAGTGTAGAGTCgtagttttgtttcttttaatggtGTGGGTTCTAGAGGAGTCGTAATTGTGTGTTAATAGATTGTGTACCACAATCATACATAGATAAATGATTTCCatatcgaaattataataaaatgtactaaatgttttacttgatatcgattgccataatctcaaataagacaACTCCATATCGATTGCTGTAATTCGGCCTCAggttgcattttatctttaatataATACGAAACTATCGTGGCCAACGACTTACACGATAAGGCTGAATAATTGGGAATAGTCGTAAATCGAAATTGAGTTGCTTAGCTCATTATGTAGTTACTATATGCAGCTGTAGATGTGTTGGTAAAATCGTTCTTAATATGTCTTAAATGCAGCATCTAAATAGTTGTAGTATTCCAACTGTTAACGATACAAATAgcttttttgaaagattttgaatatttgtgaGAGAATGACATAAAATGTGTTCAACACACTCCTCGTTCTCATTTCCGCAGACAAAAATCATTGTGTTCAACACTTAGTCGACTTTCATGACGACCAATGGGACAGGATTCAGTTATCACAGACACCAGCTCAGACATATGACTGCTAGTAgcctattttttctttttagtcgTATGACAAAATCGACGATTTTAGATATGAATTTATTTACGGGGGTCAAACAGAAATACAAATATTCCTGAAAAAGCAATAACGAGATCGGACTATATAGTGAACTTTAGATctaatttatcaattttaatgaaaattaggtTTCATTAAAAGATTGCTTTTGACAAACATTTGCTTTTGACAAACATTTTCACTTTTC
The nucleotide sequence above comes from Calliphora vicina chromosome 1, idCalVici1.1, whole genome shotgun sequence. Encoded proteins:
- the jvl gene encoding kinesin-related protein 3 isoform X3, with translation MATLIHYEDEGGGGGSGSGDGGGGDDTSSVTICGSSSSTINSHCFNTHHTPSPTILASTSASSPHEQYNINNNNNNTTTTITTSTCNTNGSTTNTQSMDYKNTDDDVGAGEDIEDEEQPHGCGIIKDHNNIDNNTACVANSGLALQHYRHQPQQQPETQAKNLLLCRRFKDSGDTLRNFTSLPLFIYATSPSTHATSADGVGVAQVAVKAAEEAVANMKKNETHDLVRRNSNSATTQQQTGKSISGVGGDGLLLRRTMDCLPLTHGVGTHHPHLMASSNTVNVTVAPSSAVVAAYPHHHHLNLNHHHLLSHHLPYSNNYSGLHHTSTTSTNMSHHHNHPHLNIHSEQTKSLQELQHEVGALLEFRDLVIETFPDLKQKMASISSAASTSSSTGGAGGGSGNVMTNGQSSSVSVSSSGSIIPLTSGGTLVSRREWEPGIRVKRKISQKEQPAAIELTSSSSLTRSRSNSHSGKKEPKSSSGGGVSGSGVSGGATSGGENNNGSVVQDSGFSTETSSSKEGHSASSTNGALTGAIASNRLSCPESDDELLNLLDVIHRKSNRLREEVEHLQNYERQHLQPSSSAERDQTDVATTSAEGATGLSKSSSSSANTALTPKTFREHVERLNKEDLQQLRKERDRLLDKLAEMEAETLTGRIKAAKMSEKVEELINVKRDLEEQLKLAMAQRLELNSRVQQLQQQQQLTHSKSSNSQSDFSSSPRTFLSSSANTVLSTVSANSSRQHTFQPVVVEQQTTDQQQHNHLIPFHQSTGSDNKRNSQLQQFTPDQLGRLDGIVSTPGDRNTKCRVTDSKRFAAILLETSVIELRRHLLTLTVKNQVLMQKLDQASKTKGHLVKRLDKSKEDVDDLRFQLEEKNIELEGTKAQLRVLESRLHSITPSSGAATNSYLHSQNDYETNRSSASTTLMLSRRGGAGSGLNTDSSDIRSSTPISATHNGQMPQPITMQISTPSMKAMTHLAMDDMQHHSSSTESAHEHDLVHHDTMTISQMQTKLENGRNIRQALMSTSVDGVSPFEQQLQQQHVAAIRNQVQALKKFSGVTTTKPSKIPLPGSKAAAYFAGKPPSGRPSTAGRSPPSANSSGSSSRSPLSRSTGNLLYSKSPNSLKRADSAQSIRKDNNSSSLSTNTSRSSTSSSIPMATTSYGSASKSYVGGAGGGGGSINNTTSNNTLNSPSSRVLQNSPLPKPKRESLSTKVRHMDSLSRAYHHQQQHNNTNTTHNYSNVSNTSDNTPTTIVQTNTLSTTATTPGGGTGAGSYLISSTPKTSTIAAQLTSSLRKDLQLSSSSFNHPAPFQRRATASSAGQTNANTNTISTTTHTTRRFSSASVMGARAARQANQDYEGQHNSNVSGNSVAAGVTSSSSSTHSGGVNNGGTASDSDSGKRISKILTAK
- the jvl gene encoding kinesin-related protein 3 isoform X4 translates to MATLIHYEDEGGGGGSGSGDGGGGDDTSSVTICGSSSSTINSHCFNTHHTPSPTILASTSASSPHEQYNINNNNNNTTTTITTSTCNTNGSTTNTQSMDYKNTDDDVGAGEDIEDEEQPHGCGIIKDHNNIDNNTACVANSGLALQHYRHQPQQQPETQAKNLLLCRRFKDSGDTLRNFTSLPLFIYATSPSTHATSADGVGVAQVAVKAAEEAVANMKKNETHDLVRRNSNSATTQQQTGKSISGVGGDGLLLRRTMDCLPLTHGVGTHHPHLMASSNTVNVTVAPSSAVVAAYPHHHHLNLNHHHLLSHHLPYSNNYSGLHHTSTTSTNMSHHHNHPHLNIHSEQTKSLQELQHEVGALLEFRDLVIETFPDLKQKMASISSAASTSSSTGGAGGGSGNVMTNGQSSSVSVSSSGSIIPLTSGGTLVSRREWEPGIRVKRKISQKEQPAAIELTSSSSLTRSRSNSHSGKKEPKSSSGGGVSGSGVSGGATSGGENNNGSVVQDSGFSTETSSSKEGHSASSTNGALTGAIASNRLSCPESDDELLNLLDVIHRKSNRLREEVEHLQNYERQHLQPSSSAERDQTDVATTSAEGATGLSKSSSSSANTALTPKTFREHVERLNKEDLQQLRKERDRLLDKLAEMEAETLTGRIKAAKMSEKVEELINVKRDLEEQLKLAMAQRLELNSRVQQLQQQQQLTHSKSSNSQSDFSSSPRTFLSSSANTVLSTVSANSSRQHTFQPVVVEQQTTDQQQHNHLIPFHQSTGSDNKRNSQLQQFTPDQLGRLDGIVSTPGDRNTKCRVTDSKRFAAILLETSVIELRRHLLTLTVKNQVLMQKLDQASKTKGHLVKRLDKSKEDVDDLRFQLEEKNIELEGTKAQLRVLESRLHSITPSSGAATNSYLHSQNDYETNRSSASTTLMLSRRGGAGSGLNTDSSDIRSSTPISATHNGQMPQPITMQISTPSMKAMTHLAMDDMQHHSSSTESAHEHDLVHHDTMTISQMQTKLENGRNIRQALMSTSVDGVSPFEQQLQQQHVAAIRNQVQALKKFSGVTTTKPSKIPLPGSKAAAYFAGKPPSGRPSTAGRSPPSANSSGSSSRSPLSRSTGNLLYSKSPNSLKRADSAQSIRKDNNSSSLSTNTSRSSTSSSIPMATTSYGSASKSYVGGAGGGGGSINNTTSNNTLNSPSSRVLQNSPLPKPKRESLSTKVRHMDSLSRAYHHQQQHNNTNTTHNYSNVSNTSDNTPTTIVQTNTLSTTATTPGGGTGAGSYLISSTPKTSTIAAQLTSSLRKDLQLSSSSFNHPAPFQRRATASSAGQTNANTNTISTTTHTTRRFSSASVMGARAARQANQDYEGQHNSNVSGNSVAAGVTSSSSSTHSGGVNNGGTASDSDSGKLL
- the jvl gene encoding serine-rich adhesin for platelets isoform X1 — translated: MATLIHYEDEGGGGGSGSGDGGGGDDTSSVTICGSSSSTINSHCFNTHHTPSPTILASTSASSPHEQYNINNNNNNTTTTITTSTCNTNGSTTNTQSMDYKNTDDDVGAGEDIEDEEQPHGCGIIKDHNNIDNNTACVANSGLALQHYRHQPQQQPETQAKNLLLCRRFKDSGDTLRNFTSLPLFIYATSPSTHATSADGVGVAQVAVKAAEEAVANMKKNETHDLVRRNSNSATTQQQTGKSISGVGGDGLLLRRTMDCLPLTHGVGTHHPHLMASSNTVNVTVAPSSAVVAAYPHHHHLNLNHHHLLSHHLPYSNNYSGLHHTSTTSTNMSHHHNHPHLNIHSEQTKSLQELQHEVGALLEFRDLVIETFPDLKQKMASISSAASTSSSTGGAGGGSGNVMTNGQSSSVSVSSSGSIIPLTSGGTLVSRREWEPGIRVKRKISQKEQPAAIELTSSSSLTRSRSNSHSGKKEPKSSSGGGVSGSGVSGGATSGGENNNGSVVQDSGFSTETSSSKEGHSASSTNGALTGAIASNRLSCPESDDELLNLLDVIHRKSNRLREEVEHLQNYERQHLQPSSSAERDQTDVATTSAEGATGLSKSSSSSANTALTPKTFREHVERLNKEDLQQLRKERDRLLDKLAEMEAETLTGRIKAAKMSEKVEELINVKRDLEEQLKLAMAQRLELNSRVQQLQQQQQLTHSKSSNSQSDFSSSPRTFLSSSANTVLSTVSANSSRQHTFQPVVVEQQTTDQQQHNHLIPFHQSTGSDNKRNSQLQQFTPDQLGRLDGIVSTPGDRNTKCRVTDSKRFAAILLETSVIELRRHLLTLTVKNQVLMQKLDQASKTKGHLVKRLDKSKEDVDDLRFQLEEKNIELEGTKAQLRVLESRLHSITPSSGAATNSYLHSQNDYETNRSSASTTLMLSRRGGAGSGLNTDSSDIRSSTPISATHNGQMPQPITMQISTPSMKAMTHLAMDDMQHHSSSTESAHEHDLVHHDTMTISQMQTKLENGRNIRQALMSTSVDGVSPFEQQLQQQHVAAIRNQVQALKKFSGVTTTKPSKIPLPGSKAAAYFAGKPPSGRPSTAGRSPPSANSSGSSSRSPLSRSTGNLLYSKSPNSLKRADSAQSIRKDNNSSSLSTNTSRSSTSSSIPMATTSYGSASKSYVGGAGGGGGSINNTTSNNTLNSPSSRVLQNSPLPKPKRESLSTKVRHMDSLSRAYHHQQQHNNTNTTHNYSNVSNTSDNTPTTIVQTNTLSTTATTPGGGTGAGSYLISSTPKTSTIAAQLTSSLRKDLQLSSSSFNHPAPFQRRATASSAGQTNANTNTISTTTHTTRRFSSASVMGARAARQANQDYEGQHNSNVSGNSVAAGVTSSSSSTHSGGVNNGGTASDSDSGKNFSYDKNCANNAKEMKSGLNQYFEEVLPTITVTLPKTNNKLKVAKTNSNKITLSQYFERELLEETTAAERMQEMSELQDSIDGTYVEETNNDDEEIDIYTSYASYMSSSDPGSDNLLVTFDYGYQDSLEADLSLNSQKLEILDSNEQLNKNLFKIPEEESSEDLLKPKHAEMYSKSPNIFKVHQVKHAESNSSNLNITTRASSYISMAPSMVEYNADTSGDYGSWAQCESEQEEGNIDEKTYGNYRYEDLIKNEVLIHDDDVDNDNIINDGMEGREVLINFDFDEDVPPRWFNNNEQLYYRSVDYLN